From the Gallaecimonas mangrovi genome, one window contains:
- a CDS encoding TonB-dependent receptor yields the protein METASPVTIITRADIELSGNTSVEDVLNNVAANSFGSWRGKSGYGSGYSGTSSVDLRGLGATLVLLDGRRLPGTGGSGGSEYDTSSIPLAIVDRIEILRDGASAIYGSDAVAGVVNIITKKEFDGVTLSVQTESPDVDGGLTTRYELSAGATGERGSLVFVAQHEDQNEITDAAIYGKDAAFSSYSPVARGTYTDDAGDSHYYANMDLCGATPNTGALSSSLGDYCGYAYGNVTWLYGSSTKDNVLSKFTYSLTDDLTLKGRVSAIKNETWSRYAPTPVSTTTLTMDADNPNNPTDYDISSIAFRTAQLGNRDTKYDTSVIDYVVGLDGTTDIGKSVDWNVNYQHTTSTETTHNYNLTNDTAVQTLIDDGDLDIFNVAGESASDWYSDLDDALTDANHTGIWEVDQVRDIFDGSASTDLYTGDMFTLSGVVGAEYEHLKFIQKSDPESGAGFVSGGSGGDDVDAKRDRTSFYAEFVFQLPYNIELDTAIRNDDYKLSGNTGDEVVSSSFSDTTHRVALSYRPTDSLLLRATWGEAFRAPTMSELYSSRSFSFPNAYDTLYCDVEGNASSNPNYCQNTQQHLTWYGGNPDLQPETSDSYTLGFVWNITQDLSWELGYWSIKYDNKVEDLDVDDIIALEAATGSSSNITRGADGTITSIQSGYVNLSTYQTSGYDMKVNYKIPTSIGDFGVSLDASYIDEWKYKASDSDPYTDYAGQTGYPDLRANLGVDWSMDDYFASLYFSYIGDQDNELYGDSYYKIPSYTKTNLTAGYHTPWNGKVTLGIANLFNRDAPAQYAGWRGIDDNLYDIGGRTLQFRYEQKF from the coding sequence ATGGAGACTGCCTCTCCTGTTACCATCATCACGCGCGCCGACATTGAGCTTTCAGGTAATACCTCTGTTGAAGACGTTTTAAATAACGTTGCTGCCAACAGCTTTGGTTCTTGGCGTGGTAAGTCTGGCTATGGTTCTGGTTATTCAGGCACTTCTAGCGTCGACTTACGTGGTTTGGGGGCCACTCTGGTACTGTTAGATGGCCGCCGTTTGCCTGGTACCGGTGGTTCTGGGGGCTCTGAATACGACACTTCTTCTATCCCGTTGGCAATTGTTGATCGCATCGAGATTTTACGTGACGGTGCTTCTGCTATTTATGGCTCTGATGCGGTAGCTGGTGTTGTTAACATCATCACCAAAAAAGAGTTTGACGGTGTCACTCTGAGCGTTCAAACCGAAAGCCCGGATGTGGATGGTGGTTTAACGACTCGCTATGAGTTGTCTGCTGGTGCTACTGGTGAGCGCGGTAGCTTGGTTTTTGTGGCTCAACACGAAGATCAAAACGAAATTACTGATGCCGCCATTTACGGCAAAGATGCTGCTTTCTCAAGCTATTCTCCTGTTGCTCGTGGCACCTACACCGATGATGCTGGTGATAGCCATTATTACGCCAATATGGACTTGTGTGGTGCTACTCCTAACACCGGTGCACTGTCTAGCTCTTTAGGTGATTACTGCGGTTATGCCTACGGTAACGTCACTTGGCTGTATGGTAGTTCCACCAAAGATAACGTTCTGTCCAAGTTTACTTATTCCTTGACGGATGACTTGACCTTGAAAGGCCGTGTCAGCGCAATCAAGAACGAAACTTGGAGCCGTTACGCGCCAACGCCCGTATCCACCACCACTTTGACAATGGATGCTGATAATCCGAATAACCCAACCGATTATGACATTTCCAGTATTGCGTTCCGTACGGCTCAATTAGGTAACCGTGATACAAAGTACGACACCAGCGTCATTGATTATGTTGTTGGCTTAGACGGTACTACCGATATTGGTAAAAGCGTTGATTGGAACGTTAACTACCAGCACACAACTTCCACCGAAACCACTCACAACTATAACCTGACCAACGATACTGCAGTTCAAACACTGATTGACGATGGTGACTTGGACATCTTTAACGTTGCAGGTGAGTCTGCTTCAGATTGGTATAGCGACCTTGACGATGCGCTGACCGACGCTAACCACACCGGTATTTGGGAAGTCGACCAGGTTCGCGACATTTTCGACGGTTCTGCTAGCACTGACCTGTATACCGGCGATATGTTTACACTGAGCGGTGTTGTTGGTGCTGAATACGAGCATCTGAAATTTATCCAAAAATCAGACCCTGAATCCGGTGCTGGCTTTGTTTCCGGTGGTTCCGGTGGCGATGACGTAGATGCTAAACGTGACCGTACCTCTTTCTACGCCGAGTTCGTGTTCCAATTGCCCTACAACATCGAACTTGATACTGCTATCCGTAACGATGATTACAAACTAAGTGGTAACACTGGTGATGAAGTTGTTAGCTCCAGCTTCTCTGATACGACTCACCGGGTAGCACTGTCTTATCGTCCAACTGACAGCTTGTTGTTGCGTGCTACATGGGGTGAGGCTTTCCGGGCTCCAACCATGAGCGAGCTTTACTCTAGCCGTTCATTTAGTTTCCCTAACGCTTACGACACCCTTTATTGTGATGTGGAAGGTAATGCCTCTAGCAATCCGAACTACTGCCAAAATACCCAGCAGCATTTGACTTGGTACGGTGGTAACCCGGACCTGCAGCCTGAAACCTCTGATTCCTACACCTTGGGCTTTGTGTGGAACATCACTCAAGACCTGTCTTGGGAACTGGGTTACTGGAGCATCAAGTACGACAATAAAGTCGAAGACTTGGACGTAGATGACATCATTGCTCTGGAAGCCGCTACTGGGTCTAGCTCAAACATTACCCGTGGCGCTGATGGCACTATCACGTCTATCCAAAGCGGCTATGTCAACTTGTCAACCTACCAGACTTCTGGTTATGACATGAAGGTGAACTATAAGATCCCGACTAGCATCGGTGACTTTGGTGTGAGCCTGGATGCCAGCTACATTGATGAGTGGAAGTATAAAGCTAGTGACTCTGATCCTTACACGGATTACGCCGGTCAGACTGGCTACCCGGATCTTCGCGCTAACTTAGGCGTTGATTGGTCAATGGATGATTATTTTGCATCGCTGTACTTTAGCTACATCGGCGATCAGGATAATGAGCTGTATGGCGATTCTTACTACAAGATCCCTTCATACACCAAAACCAACTTGACCGCGGGTTACCACACCCCTTGGAATGGCAAAGTGACTTTGGGTATCGCTAACCTGTTTAACCGCGATGCTCCAGCGCAATATGCCGGCTGGCGTGGTATCGATGACAACTTGTATGACATCGGTGGCCGTACCCTGCAATTCCGTTACGAGCAAAAGTTCTAA
- a CDS encoding DUF3450 domain-containing protein, with the protein MFAGSAAHAADPLVSSQDVEKNINDSAAASQAKIDKISDQTNDLIADYRTTVAQTNNLKIYNDHIAKLIESQQKEMAGYNKQIANITKTQEGVVPLMYKMIDSLAEFVKLDIPFKEEERTKRIQKLRDMMEDSSISTSERYRQIMDAYQIELEYGSKSEAWQGVLPVDGKQLSVDFAHIGRVAFIALSLDQQNAWFWNREKKDWEKLGDNYITSIRQAVKMARNQAAPDLIKLPIEAPESAE; encoded by the coding sequence ATGTTTGCCGGTAGCGCCGCTCACGCGGCCGATCCTCTTGTATCTTCTCAAGACGTTGAGAAAAATATCAATGACTCCGCCGCGGCCTCACAGGCCAAAATCGATAAAATTTCAGACCAGACTAACGACCTGATTGCGGATTACCGCACGACGGTTGCTCAGACTAACAACCTGAAAATTTATAACGACCATATTGCTAAGCTTATTGAGAGCCAGCAAAAAGAAATGGCCGGTTACAACAAGCAAATCGCTAACATCACCAAAACTCAAGAGGGCGTTGTTCCTCTGATGTATAAGATGATCGATTCGCTTGCCGAGTTTGTAAAACTCGATATTCCTTTCAAAGAGGAAGAACGTACCAAGCGTATTCAGAAACTGCGTGACATGATGGAAGACTCTTCTATCTCCACGTCTGAGCGCTATCGCCAGATCATGGATGCCTATCAGATCGAACTGGAATACGGCTCCAAAAGTGAAGCTTGGCAGGGCGTTCTTCCTGTCGACGGTAAACAGCTTTCTGTTGACTTCGCTCACATCGGTCGGGTTGCTTTCATCGCACTGTCTTTGGATCAGCAAAATGCTTGGTTCTGGAACCGTGAGAAGAAAGATTGGGAAAAACTGGGTGACAACTACATCACTTCGATCCGCCAAGCGGTCAAGATGGCTCGTAACCAGGCTGCCCCAGACCTCATCAAACTGCCAATCGAAGCACCGGAGTCTGCAGAATGA